From Symphalangus syndactylus isolate Jambi chromosome 21, NHGRI_mSymSyn1-v2.1_pri, whole genome shotgun sequence:
GCTTGGGGACCGGGACCTCCGCTTCCTCCGGTCTCGCGGCCACACCGCACTCTCCTTCCTGTCTGGCCGCTCGTGGCTGTGTTCCCGCTGGTGCTTGTGCCTGCGGAGTCTCTCCAGGCTGCTGGTGGGGGAGCACTCCCTTCCGCGAGGTCTGGACGCtgatctcttcttcttcttcctgctctcATAGTGCTCGTAGGAAGAGCTACCAGGGCTCCCCGAGCGTGACCGGGACGTCCTCCGGCTGTGGCCCCAGGGGCCCCGCCTGTGCTCCCTGCTCTTCTCCTTGGCTTTCTTCCTCTTAGCTCGCTCTCGGCTGCTGGAGCGGTCGCTGGAGGACCGCCGGCTCTTGGCCTTGGACCGCTGCCTCCTGGGGCGCTCCTCACCCACTGATGGTGACGCTGACCTCGAGCTCCTGTCCCTGGATTCAGAGCGTGTCACAGAGCGCGTCCGTCCGTGCTCCCTGGACACCCTCTTCCTCTTGGCCTTCCTCCTGCTGCGGGAGCTGGATGTGGAGCGGGACCGGGAAGGGGGCCTGAGCTCCACGACTCTGTGGGTGGCAGCCTGCGGCATGCCCGGGCTGGGTGGGGCTTCTGGCTCCACGACAGTCACACAGGTCACCGTCCGCTCCTCAGAGCCAAAGAAGGTGCTGCAAGACGCCCCATCCTCCTCGTCCCAGGGCTCCGGTGGGGATGGCCTCTGCACCCGGGCAGCCAGGCCCTGGCTCTCTGTGGGCTCCTCTCGCTCCGTGTCAGAGGCCCCCTCGGCAGCCACTGCACCCCGGAGCTTGGACACAGTGGAGGATGGTCCAAGAGGGGGATCAGGCTCTGTACCAAAGATGCTCTCCACCGTGTAGGAGGTGACGCAGCGCACAGCCTGCACCGTCTGGGCCTTCGGGCTGTTGATGGAGATGGTTCGTGTGATCTCAGAGGGCAGGAGGCCAGGGCCAGACCTCTCGGGGCTGCTGCTAGGGGCGCTGGAGTCGGAGCCGGTGGGGTCGGAGGGGTCGTAGACCTCGCTCCGGAGCTGCTTCGTCTTCTTGATGGAGAAGAGGGGTGAGGGGTTCTCCTTCCTCTGCTCCTTATTGTCCACAGGCCGGAACGTGTTACAGAAGCCAGGGCTGGAGAGCTGGCTGGAATGTGCCATGTTTCCAGGAATATTGATCCGGAAGCTCTCAAAGGTCGACCCAACCCCTTTCCCTCTTGATGGTCCCAGTGGGGCCATACTGCCAtgggagctgggggctgggggccggGAGCTGCCCGTGTGCACGCCGGGCTCCTGGGGCACCCTGCTGCTGGCCTCGCTCTCTGCCCGCGTGCCTCGCCCCGGCTGCCCAGCGCCCTCCCTGCCGGTCAGTCGGCTGATGCAGGCGCTGGGGATCTCAGTGCTCTGCCCATGGGCCGGGGCCATGTCCCGTCTGCCACCACCGTCATCTCTCCTGATCTTTGGTATCCTGGGTAGCTCAGAGATGTCCATTCTTCTGGGCGCTGGTTTCAGGGGAGGCCCCGACACCACACTGCGACATGGGGGCTTAGAATCTCTGCTCGAGATCTTAGACGTGGCAGAAGCCAGGGGCAAAGTGTGCTTGTTGGTGCCGTTGAACTGGGGGCCGTGACTGTGTCTGAAGCCAGGCACGCTCCCATTTGACAAGTTCCGAGCCTGAACCGACCCAGGGGTTGCTGACAAGTCCAGCCTCACAGGTGCCCCCGAGGTGCGGGTGGGGATGCAGGAGCTGCCTTGACAGCTTAGCCCTGTGCTCTGTGGCCTGTTTCCTGAGGGGCCTTGGGCCGGGCTCCCAGAGGGCAGTGCTCGGGGCTGCAGGCAGTCCTTGGATCCTTCTTCCCCTCTGGACACACTGCCTGAGTTTCGCTGAAAAGAAACTggagctaaaaaacaaaaaagtcaatgGCAATCATTTCCCACCCACTCTTCTTCAATGTCCGTGGCTTAACTTTTATCACAACTGGTTTTCTGTGAGGTCGTGCGCTTTAAACTCCCGTCTGCCTGTTGAGGTGGACACCTCGCCTTTCCACACCTGGAGAGCTGCTTCAACAGTCACTCTGTGATGACAAAGTACAGTGGCTGAGGCCATTAGGACACGATATTAACCAGGGGCGGGTGCAGTACCCCATTAGGACACGTTCTTATGAACATGAAGCTGTGTGGCTGGGTAAGAACTCGGAGCTAACTGGGAAACTGCTCAAGAAGAGAAATCAGTGTAGAAAAATGGCTGAGGAATGGTCCCCCCAACTTCAGCTACATCTTCTGTGACTGAGACATGGGCTAAGTGCTTGGGAACAGCCTGAGGACCAGCAGCCCACAGAGGAAGGGGCCATGGCAGGGGAGGTGCTCACCCGCCCTCTTGGCGCTGAGGGAGCCGTCGCGGTGGATGATGACATCACTGCTGCCCAGCATCAGGAGGCTCTGGCCCGACAGGATGCTGCCCAGCAGGTCAGGCACTGGCTCCTCCTCCAAGTCTGCCTCTGGCACCGCAGCAGGGGGGCGACTCCTGTGGGCACAGACCCGAGGTCCTGCCATCACTGCCTCCCGCGGCCTGAGGGCCGGCACCAGGCAGAGCCCTGCAGCAGGTGGGAGCCGGGGAGAGTGGCGCTGGGCCGGGCCTGCGCCTCCCCCACAGCCCTGGCTCCGGCTGCTGTTATAAGAAGGGCTCACCAGGGCctcccagagggagggagggagccccACCTCGCAGCTCTGGCTCCAGGGAAACCAGGTGTTTTTGGGAGAAGTCACCTGTGGTGCCTTTGCCACCCCCAACTCCACCAACAGGCGGGAGGGGGCAGACAAGCATCTTTACctgttttgttggttttggttaattctttttttgttcttgtggcgAAACAAAAGAACTGGCCAAAAGGTGACCTCTGATGACAGCCTTATTCACCAGGGCCACTGCTCCTGCCCAAGGCAGTCTCCCTGTGCTGGTGGCTCTCAGGCCggggtggggggcagaggggcCACCTGGTGGAGCTGCAGCAACTCCAGTCCACGCTCATGGGCAGGCCGTGGCCTCTGATGCAGGATGGGCTGCAGCACTGCCTCACACCAAGAGCTGACTGATGAGCGTGACAGCTGAGGGGATGTGCTGAGGCCACCCAGGGCCACAGAGAGCCAGGCTATCGCGGCCCCACCCTGGAACCCCCATCCGCTGCCCGACTGCTGCCCTCACCTCCCCAGAAGCCTCTGCCCTCACACACCTGGAAAGCCCCATGGAGACGGGCCTGGCCACGGGCTGGTGGGACTGCAGGGCTGACCGGGACAGAGCCCGTCTCTTGGCACTCAGAGGGGAAAGAGGGTTTGCAGAAAGCTCTTCACTGCTAGAGGGGAGGACACAGGCCAAAGGGAACAGGTGACTCCCAGCTCCCAGAACCCCCAGCCCAGGGAGACAGCACGGAGGAGGAAGGCCGAGCAATGGCCACATGACGGCACGTGTGATTTGTGCCCCGCACCAGACCTCTAAGTTCTACGCTGCCCACCTGCACCGTATGGCGGTGGGAGGAATGGCCACCCTCACTCACAAACACAAAACCTAACGCCTCCGCATGCACCTCGGGGCCCCGTGCCCACAGCCCCCAGGGAGAAGAACAGGTGCCCAGGCAGGACCATCACCAGTTCAGTCACCTGTCGAAGGGGTCCAGCTCATAGGGATCTccaaacagagacagagaggcagcTCCAATATCCGCTCTCAGCAGCCCCAAAGAGGGCTCCACTGGCTTCAACACTGACGGGATGCAGCTGCTGTGAACAGGCCTGCGCAGGCCCAGCGTCCGCGCGATTCGAGAGCGAGTGGTGGCTTCACTCTGAATCCAGTAACAAAGAAAAAGGTGAACAGAGAGACAGGGATGGCATCTACGAGGGCTCTGTAAATGCCACGTGAAGCCTTCATCAGCAACAGCGAACACTAGGGCGGGAAAATAGTAAGCCAAAGTCAACGGGCTTCGCAGGCATGACGACCGATAAGCAGGAACAACGCCGCACACGTCGGCCGCGAAGCTCACTGCAGGTTAGCAGAGGCTCTCGGGGTGCTGCAGAGTCACCATCTCGTAGTAGTTAGCATTAAGTGAAAACtcacaaagagggaaacaaaaaATTCAACTGATGACTGACAGTAAAACCTCTGGtggatcacatctgtaatcccagcattctgggaggccaaggcagacagatcatttgaggccagttcgaggccagcctggccaacatggtgaaaccccgtctctactaaaaatacaaaaattagttgggcgtggtggctcacgcctgtaatcccagctactcaggaggctgaggcagaagaattgcttgaacccgggaggcagacgttgcagcaaaccaagattgcaccactgtaactccagcctgggtgacagagcgtgactctgtctcaaaaacaaacaaaaacaaacaaacacaccaaAAAACCCTTGAGAAGATGACACAAATTTAGATTTCAAGCGCTGTCATTATTCCTAAATTACTAAAAATCCTAAGAGTTGCTAGCTATTTCCTTCTGATTCTAGGCAGAGCGGACAGAGCAGCCTCTGGCTGTGTTTGGGACTGCAGGGCCTGAAGGCAGGTGCCGCCCCTCCCAAAGGCGAACACCCTCACCTGCCACCGGGCCCCCAGGCTGTGGTCCCAGAACGCTGTCCACAGAAGAAAGGAACCACAGAAATAGCACGCAGGCCAGCCGAGGACAAAAAGCTCAGGAGGACGCGCAGGAGTGTTCTGGGCACAGGGATGGGAGAGGAGGTTCCAACCCAGGCTCAGGGCACCCTGCAAAGCAAAGGGAGAGCCCAGGGGACCTGAGAACTGGGAAATAGCAGGTCCTTATCCAACACCTGGTCATGGCTTTAGCTTTTACTCCAGGAATTTTGTCTGAATGAATAACCAGATCAGATGTTCGAATAGtccatttaaaactaaaataagggggccaggcatggtggctcacacctggaatcccagcactttgggaggccaaggtgggcagatcaccagaggtcaggagttcaagaccagcctgaccaacatggcaaaaccccatctctactacaaatagaaaaattagccgggcatggtggcgcacacctgtaatcccagctatttgggaggctgaggcaggagaattgcttgaactcaggaggccgaggttgcagtgagctgagatcataccactgcactccagcctgagcaacaagagcgaaactccatctgaaaaaaaaaaaaaaagaactaaaatatggttttatataaatatgtactatATGAGTTTATATTTactaggaaataaataataatcttaagTATAAATTCACATAAAGATGCAGCAGACTTGgcgctcacacttgtaatcccggcactttgggaggtcgaggcaggaggatcatttgagcccaggagttcaagaccagcttggggaatattgtgagaccccgtctccaccaaaaaaaaaaaaattagctgggtgaggtggtgtgagcctgtggtcccagctacttgagaggctgacgtGCGAGGATCACcttagcctgggaggtcaaggcggctgcagtgaaccaggatcacgtcactgcactccagcctgggtaacagaaccaGACTTTGTTCCCACCCcaacctaaaacaaacaaacaaacaaaaaacatgttgTGAGGCTTAGATGACaaactgcttaagcccaggagtttaagaccagcctgggaaacatggcgaacccctgtgtctacaaaaaatacaaaaattagccgggcacagtgggctatgcctgtagtcccagctactcaggaagctgaggtgggaggatcacctgggcctggggaggtcaaggctgcagtgagctgggattgagccactgcacttcagcctgggccacagagtgctaccatctcaaaaaacaaaacaaacgctgggcgcggtggctcacgcctggaatcccagcactttgggggccgaggcgggcagatcacgaggtcaggagttcaagaccagcctgaccaacatggtgaaaccctatctctaataaaaatacaaaaattagctgggcgtggtggcgcacgcctataatcctagttactcaggaggctgaagcaggagaatcgcttgaacccaggaggcggaggttgcagcgagccgagatcgcaccactgcactccagcgtggggacagagtgagactccgtctcaaaaacaaacaaacaaacaaaaacaaaacacaaaacaaaaaagattcagCAAACACTTGAACAATGGCTGcaactcagttttgttttgttttgtttttgaggcagagttttgctctcgtcgcccaggctggagtgcagtggcacaatctcggctcactgcaacctctgcctcccggggttcaagtgattctcctgcctcagcctcctgaggctgggactacaggggcctgccaccacacctggctaatttttagtctttttagtagagatggggtttcaccatgttggtcaggctggtcttcaactcctgacctcaggtgatctgtccacctcggccccccaaagtggtgggatcacaggtgtgagccactgcgctcagctgcAATTCAAGTTTTTACATATTAAGGTGTTTTAAATGTGCAGTCAGAGTGGACAAGGTGATGCATTTAATCCCAGTTTGAGCATCACAAACATGAACACGAATGACACATCACCCTCCAACCCATAAACATGGACAATAATTAGGGATCAactaaaaatgaatattaaatatctGGTCCATGATTTGGGGTGAAAAGGGCCTAGGACAACAAACGCCATGACATATACCAAGGAGGCCGCTCCCAGGGCCCAGTGAGCATGGGTCAGAGGAAGTGGACGGGGCCTGTCAGACACGGCTTGTGTCACTCCTCAGAGCCAGGCTGGCCAGGCCTGCCTGAAACCCACAGCAGCTCCCGGGGGCCTCTGCCAGAGGGCTTGCACTGGCCTGGCTCACACCTGGCCCCCCGACCAGCTGATAGCTTCAGGAAGGTTCCTGGGGGGCATACGACCACCCCTCAACCCCTCAGTGTGCCTTAGGAAACAGCTGGCCTCAACCCCATCTTCAGTCTGTGCTACAGAAATGTTCATTTCTATCTGTAAATCATTGAGTAAATACAGAAAAGCAGCGACGATGATGATCCCTGCCCTGTAACCGCGCGAGGGTGCTGAGGCTGGCGGGAGGCTCAGGCCCTGCCACCCAATGCTCACCTTTaccttcttccctcttctcttcttcACTCGATGTTGGCGTTTCCTAGATCTTGTCGCTGAGCCCTTACTTTTTGCGGATGGTCCGGATGGGGTTTTCTTTCTTCCCGGCACTTTCTTCCGTCTTCCTAAGGAGAAGAGGTTGAAGTCTGTGCTTCCCTGTGCTGGGCCCTCCCCGCCCCATTCCTGTGAGTCCAGCTCAGTAGACGGAGCCCAAGGAGCCGGTACAGCGGGACCACACGCACTagcttgcaattttttttttttttttgagacaggatcttgccctatcacccaagctggagtgcagtggcacgaactcagctcacagcagcctcaaactcctgggctcacgtgattctcctgcctcagcctctcaagcagctggaactataggcaggcaccaccgtgcccagctaattttttttatagatagggcttaccatgttgcccaggctggtctctgggctcaagcaatcctcccgcctcagcctcctaaagagctaggattacaggtgtgaaccaccgcgcctgcccaaattttttttttgagacggagtcttgctgtgtcaccaaggctgaagtgcactggtgcaatcttagctcactgcaacctctgcctcctgggttaaagcgattctcctgcctcagcctcctgagtagctgggattacgggcgtgtgccatcacagctgcctaatttttgtattttttttttttttgagacggagtctcgttctgtcacccaggctggagtgcagcggcgtgatctcggctcactgcaaactctgcctcccaggttcacgccattctcctgcctcagcctgccaagtagctgggactacaggcgcccgccacgtagctgggactacaagcccgccaccacgcccggctaattttttgtatttttagtagagatagggtttcaccgtattagccaggatggtctcgatctcctgaccttgtgatccgcccgccttggcctcccaaagtgctgggattacaggtgtaagccaccgcgcctggcctaatttttgtatttttaatagagacggggtttcgttaagttggccaggctggtcttgaactcctgatatcaggtgacgcacccgcctcagcctcccaaagtgctgggattacaggtgcgagccactgtgcccggccccaaagatttttaaacagagaaataaaccatatatacatttatatatatttttggagacagagtcttactctgtcacccaggctggactgcagtggcgccatctcaaactcctggcctcaagctatccacctgccccagcctcccaaagtgctgggattacaggctactcaggaggctgaggcaccacaattgcttgagcctgggaggcagaggttgcagtgagctgagattgcgccactgcactccagcctgagcaagatgagatcctgtctcaaaaaaaaaaaaaaaaaaaaggaataaaaaataaaaataatgtgttccTATCGGGGAGAGACACAGAAAATGAGTTGCATCTAAGAACAGAGCCTGACATCCCTGAGTGTACCATTAAATATCTTACATAATTATGACcagggccaggcaccatggctcacacctgtaatcccagcactttgggaggccaaggcaggtggatcgcttgagactTTAACACAAATGAGCTCACTGCACATCTGTAGTgacataaagatttaaaaaattttaactgcAAAAACACCCAGCCAAACACCCATCAACAggacaaactgtggtatattcatacaatggaatatgtctgaataataaaaaatcagccaCAGACACACATAATTACAGAGATTCCTAGAGTGCTGTGCTGAACAAAAGGAGCAGCAAGTTGGGCTCCTGCACCAGACCCACAGACGCCAAGTCCCCCGGAGCCCCAGGACCAGCACGACCGATACACAGTGATGCACACGGCCATAGGGTTGCTGGTGGGGCCGGAAGTGTGGTCTCGTAACTATTTCTGTGCTGGCTGGAATGGAAGTTACGTCTGTCAAACCTAGGACTACACACTAAAGCGAGTGCATTCACTTAATAAAAAGTACGTAtgcttcaggccaggcgcggtggctcaggcctgtaatcccagcactttgggaggctgaggtggtcggatcacctgaggtcgggagttcaagaccagcctggccaacatggtgaagccccatcactactaaaaatacaaaaactaggtgggcgtggtggcgagtgcctgtaatcccagctactcgggaggctgaggcaggacaaacacttgaacccaggaggtggaggatgcagtgagccaagatttcgccactgcactccagcctaggagactgagactctgcctcaaaaaaaaaaaagaaaaaagaagaagtatgCATGCTTCAATAAAGTTAATTTCTAAAAGACCACAGATTAGAACGCACTGAGTAAAGCAGGAGTCCACGCATCCACAGTGACTTAAATCCCCATGAGGGAGAGGGGATGCTCTTCTGAGAGCCAAATGCGCGCACCAGCGCCAGGGGGTGTCTGACAAGGTACAGTCGATGGCTCGCACGTGCACCAGCGCCAGGGGGTGTCTGACAAGGTGCAGTCGATGGCTCGCACGCGCACCAGCGCCAGGGGGTGTCTGACAAGGTACAATCGATGGCTTTCCCCAGGAACGGCCCGTTAATTTTAAGGGAGAATTAGTCACTTCACAGTGGACCTCTGAGAACCAAGTCATCAAAGTTAACCAGCACTGGGACAAAATTACCAAAACTCACAGGGAAAAGGACTGAAAACCTGAACAGGGCAGAAGCAAGACAGGACGCGAAATCACTGCTCTGAACTCAGCCCCCACAGAAAAgcccaggcccagatggcttcaggGCGTACCCTGACAAATGTCTATAGCAAAAATAACAAGACTGCTTCCATTAGCCTCAGGATGCAACCCTTCCAGAAAGCAGAAGGGAACAATTCGGGAAGGCCGGCATCGCCCTGGCACAATGCCAGAGGCAGCGTGGTCGCAGATCTGCACATCAGACCCACACCTCCCAGGCCcggcttctgtgtagtgttttcaGCTGAGAAGATTAAGTTgcagaaagaagaaatggaaatgccCACAGCCCTGGCCTTGAAAGAAGCAGAGAGTGGACCTCGGGCGTGGGTCCCAGCATGTGGCCTCGAGAGAAGTAGTGAGTGGACCTCGGGCGTGGGTCCCAGCACGTGGCTGGCGGGAGAGTCCATCCCTCCAGGCTTACTTGTCTTCCTCTTCCGTCGGGTGGGAGTGCGTGGCGTCAGGGGGCGCTGATACACGGCGGTGCTCAGGCCAGTCGCCACGGCCTCGATGGCTTCGTCCAGCAGGGAAGACCCAAGGCGCCCTGGTGTGTGCTACAGGCAAAGGGGTGGTGCCGTCAAATGCCCTTGGGGCCTCAGCCAGGCCAGCACAGACCCCAAATGGAGCCCAGAACACAGCCCACAATGGCAGCCAGAGAAGCAGGACAGCCTCCCCACCCGCCACCCGCAGCAGCCACGGCCCGGCCTTCCTCTCCCCTGCCAGAGCCTGCCAAGCACTCCCACGGGGGCAAGGCCAGGACAGCCTGGGACGGCTCTGGGAGGCAAGCTCAGGgctggaatggagggcaaggtcAGGCAGGCACCGAAAACAGTGGAGTTCTTGGTGGAAGAAGAAGGGCACAGGGTGGACCTCAGAGCAGAGCAGAGCCCATGGCAAGCCCTGA
This genomic window contains:
- the PHRF1 gene encoding PHD and RING finger domain-containing protein 1 isoform X9; the encoded protein is MDDDSLDEPVARSPGPDGCPQVGPADPAGDFEESSEGSSGDSGDDSDSEHGDGTDGEDEGASEEEDLEDRSGSEDSEDDGETLLAVAGTQGKLKAAGSFNSDDDAESCPICLNTFRDQAVGTPENCAHYFCLDCIVEWSKNANSCPVDRTLFKCICIRAQFGGKILRKIPVENTKASEEEEEDPTFCEVCGRSDREDRLLLCDGCDAGYHMECLDPPLQEVPVNEWFCPECAAPGIVLAADAGPVSEEEVSLLLADVVPTTSRLRPRAGRTRAIARTRQSERVRATVNRNRISTARRVQHTPGRLGSSLLDEAIEAVATGLSTAVYQRPLTPRTPTRRKRKTRRRKKVPGRKKTPSGPSAKSKGSATRSRKRQHRVKKRRGKKVKSEATTRSRIARTLGLRRPVHSSCIPSVLKPVEPSLGLLRADIGAASLSLFGDPYELDPFDSEELSANPLSPLSAKRRALSRSALQSHQPVARPVSMGLSRSRPPAAVPEADLEEEPVPDLLGSILSGQSLLMLGSSDVIIHRDGSLSAKRAAPVSFQRNSGSVSRGEEGSKDCLQPRALPSGSPAQGPSGNRPQSTGLSCQGSSCIPTRTSGAPVRLDLSATPGSVQARNLSNGSVPGFRHSHGPQFNGTNKHTLPLASATSKISSRDSKPPCRSVVSGPPLKPAPRRMDISELPRIPKIRRDDGGGRRDMAPAHGQSTEIPSACISRLTGREGAGQPGRGTRAESEASSRVPQEPGVHTGSSRPPAPSSHGSMAPLGPSRGKGVGSTFESFRINIPGNMAHSSQLSSPGFCNTFRPVDNKEQRKENPSPLFSIKKTKQLRSEVYDPSDPTGSDSSAPSSSPERSGPGLLPSEITRTISINSPKAQTVQAVRCVTSYTVESIFGTEPDPPLGPSSTVSKLRGAVAAEGASDTEREEPTESQGLAARVQRPSPPEPWDEEDGASCSTFFGSEERTVTCVTVVEPEAPPSPGMPQAATHRVVELRPPSRSRSTSSSRSRRKAKRKRVSREHGRTRSVTRSESRDRSSRSASPSVGEERPRRQRSKAKSRRSSSDRSSSRERAKRKKAKEKSREHRRGPWGHSRRTSRSRSGSPGSSSYEHYESRKKKKRSASRPRGRECSPTSSLERLRRHKHQREHSHERPDRKESAVWPRDRRKRRSRSPSPEHRPRGHRRPRSREKRPRTRSHSPERKGAVREASPAPLAQGEPGQEDLPPRLPALEEARVSPEVATADKAPLQAAPVLEVAAECEPDDLDLDYGDSVEAGHVFDDFSSDAVFIQLDDMSSPPSPESTDSSPERDVPPKPALPPASLAVAAIQREVSLMHDEDPSQPPPLPEGPQEPHLLRPDAAEKAEAPSSPDVAPVGKEDSPSMSGRVQEAARAEEVVSQTPLLRSRALVKRVTWNLQESESSAPAEDRAPRAPLHRPQKPREGAWDMEDVAPTGVRQAFSELPLPSHVLPEPGFPDTDPSQVYSPSLPPAPAQPSSIPPCALVSQPTVQFILQGSLPLVGCGAAQTLAPVPTALTPASEPASQATAASNSEEKTPAPRLAAEKTKKEEYMKKLHMQERAVEEVKLAIKPFYQKREVTKEEYKDILRKAVQKICHSKSGEINPVKVANLVKAYVDKYRHMRRHKKPEAGEEPPTQGAEG
- the PHRF1 gene encoding PHD and RING finger domain-containing protein 1 isoform X2, which produces MDDDSLDEPVARSPGPDGCPQVGPADPAGDFEESSEGSSGDSGDDSDSEHGDGTDGEDEGASEEEDLEDRSGSEDSEDDGETLLAVAGTQGKLKAAGSFNSDDDAESCPICLNTFRDQAVGTPENCAHYFCLDCIVEWSKNANSCPVDRTLFKCICIRAQFGGKILRKIPVENTKASEEEEEDPTFCEVCGRSDREDRLLLCDGCDAGYHMECLDPPLQEVPVNEWFCPECAAPGIVLAADAGPVSEEEVSLLLADVVPTTSRLRPRAGRTRAIARTRQSERVRATVNRNRISTARRVQHTPGRLGSSLLDEAIEAVATGLSTAVYQRPLTPRTPTRRKRKTRRRKKVPGRKKTPSGPSAKSKGSATRSRKRQHRVKKRRGKKVKGALSLGWNLLSHPCAQNTPARPPELFVLGWPACYFCGSFLLWTAFWDHSLGARWQSEATTRSRIARTLGLRRPVHSSCIPSVLKPVEPSLGLLRADIGAASLSLFGDPYELDPFDSEELSANPLSPLSAKRRALSRSALQSHQPVARPVSMGLSRSRPPAAVPEADLEEEPVPDLLGSILSGQSLLMLGSSDVIIHRDGSLSAKRAAPVSFQRNSGSVSRGEEGSKDCLQPRALPSGSPAQGPSGNRPQSTGLSCQGSSCIPTRTSGAPVRLDLSATPGSVQARNLSNGSVPGFRHSHGPQFNGTNKHTLPLASATSKISSRDSKPPCRSVVSGPPLKPAPRRMDISELPRIPKIRRDDGGGRRDMAPAHGQSTEIPSACISRLTGREGAGQPGRGTRAESEASSRVPQEPGVHTGSSRPPAPSSHGSMAPLGPSRGKGVGSTFESFRINIPGNMAHSSQLSSPGFCNTFRPVDNKEQRKENPSPLFSIKKTKQLRSEVYDPSDPTGSDSSAPSSSPERSGPGLLPSEITRTISINSPKAQTVQAVRCVTSYTVESIFGTEPDPPLGPSSTVSKLRGAVAAEGASDTEREEPTESQGLAARVQRPSPPEPWDEEDGASCSTFFGSEERTVTCVTVVEPEAPPSPGMPQAATHRVVELRPPSRSRSTSSSRSRRKAKRKRVSREHGRTRSVTRSESRDRSSRSASPSVGEERPRRQRSKAKSRRSSSDRSSSRERAKRKKAKEKSREHRRGPWGHSRRTSRSRSGSPGSSSYEHYESRKKKKRSASRPRGRECSPTSSLERLRRHKHQREHSHERPDRKESAVWPRDRRKRRSRSPSPEHRPRGHRRPRSREKRPRTRSHSPERKGAVREASPAPLAQGEPGQEDLPPRLPALEEARVSPEVATADKAPLQAAPVLEVAAECEPDDLDLDYGDSVEAGHVFDDFSSDAVFIQLDDMSSPPSPESTDSSPERDVPPKPALPPASLAVAAIQREVSLMHDEDPSQPPPLPEGPQEPHLLRPDAAEKAEAPSSPDVAPVGKEDSPSMSGRVQEAARAEEVVSQTPLLRSRALVKRVTWNLQESESSAPAEDRAPRAPLHRPQKPREGAWDMEDVAPTGVRQAFSELPLPSHVLPEPGFPDTDPSQVYSPSLPPAPAQPSSIPPCALVSQPTVQFILQGSLPLVGCGAAQTLAPVPTALTPASEPASQATAASNSEEKTPAPRLAAEKTKKEEYMKKLHMQERAVEEVKLAIKPFYQKREVTKEEYKDILRKAVQKICHSKSGEINPVKVANLVKAYVDKYRHMRRHKKPEAGEEPPTQGAEG